The region ATCATAAAGCTGCTGATCTTCTCCGCCTTTTTCTGTTCATCTTTTGCGTTGTCGGATTCGGCAACAGCGACTGCTGCATTCGCATGCGCGATCCGGGCCTGCCATAGAGCTACCGAGATTCCCCCAATCAACGTCGCGAAGATCAAAACGCCCGCAGTTACGGCGATCTTGTTTCGCTTGTAAAATTTATTAAGGCGATAAGAAACAGTAGCGGGCCGCGCCGTGACAGGCTCGCCGTCAATGTAACGCCAAATGTCTTCCGCGAACTGTCTAACTGTCGAATAACGATTTTGCGGTTCTTTGCTGAGGGCTTTCAGCACAATATTATCAATATCACCCTTAAGCTCGTTTCGCTCTACCGAGGATCTTGTATCTTCAGTTTGACTGGGCAATATCGGGTCTTCGTCGGTTATCTCACGTAAGATATCGCTGCTCGATCCCTTTTTGAAATTGTACGGATAGGTTCCGGTCAAGAGTTTGAAAAGAACCATGCCGAGACTATAGATATCGGTCGAGGTTGTTATTCTGCCGCCATCAATCTGTTCGGGGCTCGCATATTCTGGTGTCATAGCACCCATTATGGTTGTGCTGCTGCCGTCTTCGGCAGAATCTAGAGCTTTAGAAATGCCAAAATCAAGCAGCTTTGGAACTCCATCAGAGCTTACAAGTATGTTTGACGGTTTAATATCGCGGTGAACTATCAGGTTCTGGTGGGCGTAACCGACTGCCTCGCTCGCTTTGTTAAAAAGCTTTAATCTTTCAATAAGGCCCAAGCCATGCTGATCACAGTATCTATCGATCGGCACACCGTCGATATATTCCATCACAATGTATGGAATGCCGTCTGTGGTAGTGCCGGTGTCGTATATCGTCGCGATATTGGGGTGACTTAGCTTGGCGAGTATATCGATCTCGCGCTTGAAGGACCGTCGCAGACGATCGACATTAAACTCTCGTTTTAGTAATTTGATTGCGACCTGCTGTTCAAATCGTTCATCGCTCCTTTCGGCAAGATAGACCGCTCCCATTCCGCCCAAACCAAGTTCGGAAACCAGTTTGTATGGGCCGATCGTTTGTCCGTTGCCGACGGAAAGATCCTCGGCATGATCTAAGAGGAATTCCTTTGAAAGCTCTAGTGCGGACTTGTCAAAAATTCCATCGGCGGCATCCTCCAAAGCGAGGAGCGATTCCACCTCGCTTCTGATTTCCGGGCTTATGTGTTGTCGATCCAGAAAATCCGAGCGCGATGGAGGGTCAAGCGCCAGTGCATTCATAAGCAGAGACTTTATCTCTTTCCAATTGTCGATCTGGATATTATCGATAGCCGTAATTCTCCCAATCATAAATGCGTAAGTTCCGGGAATATTCGGACAAAATATTTTGAGCCTAGTTCGAACTGAGTTCGCGGTATAGCCAGATCTTGGCTGTTTGCCATTCCCGTCCGACCGTGCGTTCGCTGATATCGAGCGTGGTTGCGATCTCAGTATTTGTCATGCCGCCGAAAAAGCGCATTTCGACGATCTGTGCTTGTTGCTCATCGATCTCAGCGAGTCTGTTCAAGACATCATCGATGGCAACTATTGATGATGCCCTGTCGCTAACAGGAATTTCTATGTCGTCGAGGGATATGCGCAGCGGATTGTTTCCACGCTTATCCGCAGCGTGAAGACGGGCATGGTCCACCAATATCTGCCGCATAAGATGCGATGCAAAACCGTAAAAATGAGAGCGGTCTTTCCATATGACATTTACTGCATCGCCCATTTTCAGAAACGCCTCATGAACGAGAGCGGTCGGTTGCAGCGTATGGTCGGAACGTTCGCGTGACATCAGGTAGCGGGCCTGACGCTTTAGTTCGTCATAGACAAAGTTCAGCAGCCGCTCGCGGGCCAGTTCGTCACCGTTGTTCCAATCCTGAAGTATTTGCGTGATCTCTGAGGACTCAACTTCAGCCATAACTAAGAAAATACAAGTGAATTAATAGCCATATTTTAGCATTTATACTGTCCAAAGAAAATTTTTTTGATTGTTTTGGCAGAGTTCGTGCCGCTCTTACGCATATCTTGGCAAGGACTACTTTCATTCGAACAATCTAAGGAGATCAACCATGCGCTACGTCAATGCCAAACTGATTCGTTTTATTCTTGTCA is a window of Chloracidobacterium sp. DNA encoding:
- a CDS encoding serine/threonine protein kinase codes for the protein MIGRITAIDNIQIDNWKEIKSLLMNALALDPPSRSDFLDRQHISPEIRSEVESLLALEDAADGIFDKSALELSKEFLLDHAEDLSVGNGQTIGPYKLVSELGLGGMGAVYLAERSDERFEQQVAIKLLKREFNVDRLRRSFKREIDILAKLSHPNIATIYDTGTTTDGIPYIVMEYIDGVPIDRYCDQHGLGLIERLKLFNKASEAVGYAHQNLIVHRDIKPSNILVSSDGVPKLLDFGISKALDSAEDGSSTTIMGAMTPEYASPEQIDGGRITTSTDIYSLGMVLFKLLTGTYPYNFKKGSSSDILREITDEDPILPSQTEDTRSSVERNELKGDIDNIVLKALSKEPQNRYSTVRQFAEDIWRYIDGEPVTARPATVSYRLNKFYKRNKIAVTAGVLIFATLIGGISVALWQARIAHANAAVAVAESDNAKDEQKKAEKISSFMMKFFRYANPKWYAEGYPFGGETRVIDALDDMAPKIDTEFADQPDVLAEMHHHFGDAFMARKEPGGREKAKFHFQRAFEVRRSYYGGWHELLAKDMLYLYWVQEPPRSEEAVKMLSDAIVMMRATNPKNLNLPYMLEDYFHRLSDDEYAQLHEMFLRNVPQPAPNDKYLAADQLFDEMLGLLNLHFPKDSEQVVYQKCSAMSLKFKVGKTAQAEEFYEECRKRYESDTLSEKTKSNGAITNRLAEYRKLLAQRAVD
- a CDS encoding sigma-70 family RNA polymerase sigma factor: MAEVESSEITQILQDWNNGDELARERLLNFVYDELKRQARYLMSRERSDHTLQPTALVHEAFLKMGDAVNVIWKDRSHFYGFASHLMRQILVDHARLHAADKRGNNPLRISLDDIEIPVSDRASSIVAIDDVLNRLAEIDEQQAQIVEMRFFGGMTNTEIATTLDISERTVGREWQTAKIWLYRELSSN